tcaaaGAGAACGAGTACAAAGTTGGCACCGGCTTTGCTGGAACACACCTCCTCGGCCATACATTATCCGCCTACAACGCCTCATCAACATTCTACAACACCCTTCTGCAGGAGGATGTCCCTGGATGGCTGTTTCAAGTCCTCATGAACGGGACCACGACCTGGGAGCGCTGGGATAGCATGCTGGCCAACGGGTCCGTGAATCCCGGCGAGATGACGAGCTTCAATCACTACGCTGTCGGAAGCGTCGGCGCTTGGATGCACGAGAACATTGGCGGACTGAGACCGATAGAGCCGGGCTGGAGACGGTTCGCGGTGGATGTAAAGGTTGGCGGGGGGTTGAGCAGTGCGCAGGAGAGGTTTCTGAGTCCGTACGGTTCTGCCGAGAGTAGCTGGGAGGTCAGAGATGGCAAGTTCATGCTGGGTGTGAAGGTGCCTCCAAATAGTGAGGCTGTTGTCAGTCTTCCTGGAGCCCCTACCCgtggaaagaaggaggttATTGTAGGATCAGGGATGCATCGGTTTGAGAGTACGCTCGGTTGACCAGACTCGATTGTATGTCTGTCAGAGCTTGGATGATATATCATTCGAGGTAACGCAGACTTAGGCTTCAAAGGAGGTATTCCCACCGTCTTAAAGACTACGAGCGCTTGTTAACTACATTATATAATACCCAGATGTGTATCTTGGCCCTGCTTTTCCTGCCAGCTTAACCCTACTTTTCACCCTAAGGTCATGACTAGTCTCTATACTAGTTAAAATAACTTCTGGAACTGTATAATGGGTACTTAATAAGCTATCAGAGCTTACAGCGGAGTCAAGGGCGAGGCTTGAAGAGGCCAAAGAACGACCACTTCTCTCATCCAGCAATGACTGCTCCCTAGCCATCGCGCTCTAGGATTCATACTATATAAGAAACACGCCTGGTACGTTGAAGGTAAGCCTCTTCAAGCCATCCTAATCTCCTTGAGGAAGGTTAATCCTATATGGACTGGACGTGTTGGAGAGAGCCTTCAAGAGGCTGTCTGCCGATACCCTAAAAGGCTCTATGCCGCACCAGCGTAAGTAGTGTACCGGCATATGGATTGTATACTAATATTTACATTTGTTCACATGTTCTGGGAAATTCTAACTCGGAGCCATGTTATTCACGTCTGAACTGGCGTAAAATAAATACCTCGGCGTGGCCATATTTGACCTTTATATTAGATAACCACCTAGCGTAGTTCAGTTTCCACTCGAGTTGTTTCACCTGGGGCTTGTGCCGCTGGAGAATATGTTCCGCCCTTGATTCGTGGGTGGCTAGTAGATGGTCATTATATCGATTCAAGCTTGCACCCAGGCCCTTGCGTGCTATGGGACGGTTTATAACACCAGGGTCATCGCTGGCAATTTGGCGCAGCATCCTCAGTCTCGTCTTTGAGAAGTAATCTATCTGCCAGTAATTCACTACTATTGTTGAATCTTAAGGAGTGCTGACACACTGATGGACTCAGATTTAAGTGAAAGATCTAAGAGCAAAGCTGTGAATCATCTATTCTTATCTGCCGGACCAACGCTTAAGCCaaccccttccccttccaacCTCCTCGCAAAAATCATCTGTGCCATTGCATCCTCCGTGCGCAGGTACATCTTCTTCCCCTGCACCCACCAGAACCCAATAGCGACAACCAGCATTACGCCAAACACCGCAATGGCGTAGTTCATATCCGCGGGCTTCGGGTCCGGACCTCccgggaagaagaaaaacaCAGTTGTAACAGCACAATAGACAATGCTAATCCAGTTGACTAGTGCACCCCAACGCCCGAGCCTGAATGGGCCCGGCGGAAGCGTGTCCCGGCCGACATATAGAAGAGCGGCGATGGGAATGCCGTAGGAAACCGTGAGAGCGATAGTGCTGACACTGAGAATGGCGTCGAGGACGGTGCTGGCGAAGAGGTAGAGCACTCCCACTAGCGCGATCAGGAAGCCTTGCATCCAGAGAGCGCGGACGGGAGCTTTCCAGGTTGTGTCGATGTGCGCGAGATACGGACTGAAAGGGAGGCCGCCGTCTCTAGCAAAACCCCACGTCAACCGTGATGCCGTGGTCAAGATACTGATCCCCTGGCCCAGGCCGTTGAAGATAAACAGCGCGAGCAAAACAGCTGCGCCCTGGAGACCGACGGTCTCCTGCATCAGTTCGATAAATGGTAGGTTTGCATCAACGACGGTATTAACTTCTTGGATGCAGAAAAGACAGATCAGCATGAAGATGAAGCCTGTTATTGCGCCGAGGAGGACAGCAAGCCAGATCACACGCGGGGCGTTGCGGCGCGGAGACGGCATTTCCTCGACCATGTGGATGACAGCGTCGAAGGCTGTAAGGCCGTACGCGGCCTGCACGAGCCCTGTGAACCAGACGACGCCGTCGGGCCAGCCGGTGCGGTTCATCCATTGTCCGAAAACGAAGGAGGCGGGCTGGAAGGATAAATCCGATCTGACGCCGACTGAGATCAACAGGGCAAGAGAGAGGATAACAAAGAGCGCCGTGAACCAGACGCCGACGAAATTGTTCAGCCAGGGAAGCACCTGTTCCGACCGACAACTGACGACATTGGTCAATGTCaggacgaagacgacagCTATGTAGACAACAAATTGAAGCCAGCCCTTGTCCGCACCGTCCCAGTCTGGATCAAACATGGTTTTCATGCCTAGCAAGAACTCGGTCATGAAGGCGACTTGCGACGCTGTCAAGGTCCACCACCCAAAGGTGTTGATCCATGCCGTCATGTACGAGAGAAAGCGGCCAAAGGGCGTGTCCCAGAGCCGGCATACCCAGTATGCTTGTCCGAGGGCAGTTGGCATGCTGCTCGTGAGCTCGCCGAGCGAAACGGCGACACAGAGATTACAGACGGTGACCAGGACCAGGCCCCAcaggatggtgatggaggcGCCATTCGTGAGGCCGCTACTGAGGCCTTGAGCAAAGGTTGAGTATGTGCCAAGGACACAAAAGGCCAAGGCGAGCATGCTCCAGAGGTTAAATTTGCGCGAGAGAGCCTGGACGTGGCCCATGGCGGCCAGGTCTTGCTCCTCGACGCTGGTGTCGCCCTTAGGGGGCTTGACGTGGGCTTTGTCCATGGCGTTCTGTGGATAGATAATCTCAGGTCATCTCTGAGGGCCGATGGAGAGCTGATATAAAAGGCATGCAGCGAAATCAAGCTGTCTTGGTGCGGAAATTTTCAGATTTTGCGGGGATCGGGCGAGGCCGTCATGTGGGTCTCGGCCATATCAGCATATCTCAAGCAACTATGCCAATGATGACATCTTTCAATCACAAACAGCTACTTCCTGCTTTTGATTGGAGACATGCATGTGGTGCTGGAAGTAAATGTGCAGCCTAAACTCTGGTCCTGTGCAAGgccaaagctggagatcgtcgctttttccccttccgGCAGGTCTATGCGTTGGAGACATACTAACCTTCCATTAGACGCGATCGCCAACATGTTCTATCGCTTTCTTGATCGTAACTCGATCGTTCTTCGAAGAGATTCGCGGGGAAATGTTGCAGCGGTTACAAACCAGGGGACGATTATCCCGGCTAAGTGGGCAAGGCgtttctcctttgcttccagccttcttTACGCAAAAGTCAGTGTGGCAATGTCGGGAGCCAGCGAGTATCAAACGCACTCTCGCTTATTGAGGAAATTcagggctggaagagaacATCTCTACTATGTGCTCATAGCTGCATTGGCGGGCCGTCCTGAGCGTCCTGGTCAGAAACTGGATTGTCCAAAGATTTGAGCGAAGCTTGCTCGATTATTGCTAGACGCTTGCAGGGTCATAAGGCCAAACAAAGGATAGGCCTGTCGGATACGGATGAAAGGTAAACCAAGAGGATCCGAAAATGGGGAGCTCAAACGGCTATCAAAGAGACATCCTCGACGACGGGGTCGACCACCCTCGCCAAATCTATACGTGCCGGTTGCTTGTCATCTCGCTTTCCTTCTCCCTTAAGTCTGAAGTGTTCCCAGAAGCTAGATGCCGTATCAAGCCCCATAGGTACTAGACTGGGAGCCATGACGAAAATGAGAATTGAATTGGCGGTTAAGACCAGATCAATCGGCGTCATCATCTGAGCGCTCTCAAGTCAAGATGCCTGTGGGATTAGAGCTGCAAGTTGACAGCAGACAACCGTTGAACTTCGCAGAGAgaagcagcctcagcagcacagCACCTTGCTGAGGTGGTGGCACTCATGCATCCACGACCATCAAGTTTCTCGAGGTATTTCAGGGCCAAAAAGCCCAGGGTGGGTGCAGTTTAACTGTTTGGTTACCTGTCTCCCCATCAGCATTCCTTCCACCTATAGTGGTATTTCATAATAAGACTGAATTTCATGTCCGCGCAGTCTCAGAGTCACCTTAGTCAGGCGAGTCCAAATCTCTATCACGAGTACCGCCCGGTAGAAGTTTCGACTGCGCTCGAGAAGCCGCCTATGGCGGATGCTCTTACTCTGATGGTTCCCGAGGCAGCTCTGCTCAATAGCATAAGCTAGCGTATAGTGACCTCTATTATCATCCTTGCAGTAGCCGTCGAATGTTCGATATCGTCACAATCAAGTGTCTGCCTAGTATAGTTGGCAATTGTCTATCTTCATCCGAGCCGTCCAGTCTGAAATGCTCGAGAGGCCGTCAGTCGCTGCTCAATCAGCCAAGGCCCGGCCTTCTCAAAGAATGCAATGTCTGATAATCCCAAATTATGAGGTCGAGCAATATCATCCCAGTTATACCAATCCAGGAGCCTACTCTTTATCTGACAGCGAGGTCCTGATATCGAAATCGGCCGATTGTCACGGTCCCGGTCAGACGCGCCGGGAGATACCTTCCAAGAACGATCACATGGCGCCACGACTAGGGCAGGTATGCATTTGATAGTTCTGCATCAAATCCCTACAGAGAGTGACACAAACGATCACTGCGGTGTCCAGGGCAGCAACGCATAGAAGGGAGAATGTACCGGATCAAATTTGGGATCTGGGATGGTCGACATTGTGTGAGCATGCCAGCGGAAGAAAACAGTCATCAGCGTTCGTTTTAGAATGCAAATTCGATGCAGAGGCacccctcttcttccctgagGTCATATTGGCCTATTGGAGGACGTTGCAGAACGCTACGATGAGAGTACAATCGGCTAAACGGCAGCGCGTAATCTGATCGATAAGCAACGCCAAGAAAACAGCGTGACCGCATTGGTAATCCGACCTCCGCCCGGTTCCATTCCGTCTTCAACGCTCAAGGCTTTGGGGCCATGGACTCAACTCCTGGGCCCATTGGCCATAGGGAGGTCCGAATGCGGCCGAATGTGGCCGGGCCTTAAATGGCGCATTGTCCCAGCCTAATTATCTTTTTTTGAGCCCTCCCGCGTATCCGTCCTGTCGCAGTTGCAGTGCACCCATAATGGCCGACTCTGAGGCCGGAGAGAAGCCCTCCCCCAAGCCCGCTGTCGGCTTTTGGGACCCTTCCCTGGAGCCGGTACGACGTCAGGTATTCACCAAATGGGCCCGCACAGGTACGGCTACCTTTTTTGGTTTATTTTTAGCGAGTAAGAGCTGACTATTGTCCAGTGTTGCTGCTCTGTACGTTCATCCTCTGCGTCCTGTCCTTGTACTGGGCCGTCCAGTTCCGCTCCGATGACAAACTGTCGAACCTCAAAGTATGGGTAGTGGATTTCGACAACTCGCAAGATGGCGATGCGCTCATTGGGCCTGCGGTCACAAATTTGGCAGCGCAGCTGGGGACGGAGAGCCAGAACTTGGGCTATACCATCAAATCCGCAGCCGATTTCGAGGACCCCGTCGCCGTCGTGCAAGCCGTTTATGACGAGCACTGCTGGGCCGCAATTATCGTCAACCCGGACGCAACCAATCTCCTTCGCGGCGCAGTCAATGGAAACACCTCGTACAATCCGTCCGACGCTGCGCAATTTGTCATCATCTCAGCGCGAGACGAGACTACCGTCTCAAGCTACATAACACCCAGCTTTAACGCCTTTGAACTCCAGCTGCGCGCACAGTTCGGCCCTGAATGGGTGCGCAATCTCACCCAGCAGTCCACGAACCTCAGTTCAGTCGCGCCCCAGGCAATCAACCCGGCCGTCGCATTCAGCACCCTCGACCTTCGCCCATTTGCTCCCACCGCGGCAACCCCCTCCGTTACCATCGGCCTTATCTACCTCATCATCCTGTCGTTCTTCAATTTCCCATTCATGATGCCCGTGCATGCCCTCTTCATGAAAGGCGAGACAACACTAAAAATCCCGCAATGGCTTATCTGGCGTGTCTGCTCCAGCATATGCacctacttcttcctctcgctcTTCTATTCGTTTGTCTCGCTCGCCTTCCAAATCCCGTTCTCAAACGATCCAGCACCCGACACCGTGTCCGCCAACAACCCCAATGCCTACGGAAAAGGCTCGTTCGTGGTCTTTTGGATGCTCAATTGGGTAGGAATGGGCGCGCTGGGCTTCCCGCTTGAAAACATGTCGATGATCCTGGGGTTCCCGTACAGCTCCCTGTTTTTGATCTTCTGGGTTATCACGAATGTCTCGTCTGGGTTCTACGCTCTAGATGTCGCCCCTGGCTTTTTCAAGTGGGGCTATGCGTGGCCGTTGCACAGGAGTATGTTCCTCCTTCTCTATTTGATTTAGTTAAATGCTAACAATGGTCGCAGTTGTCAATGCTTTACGGACAATCCTTTTCGGCACGCATTCGAAGATTGGGCTCGATTTCGGAGTCCTTTTCGCTTGGATTGGGGTTTCTCTTGCGCTGTTCCCTGTCGCGACCTTCATCATGCGGTGGAAAATGCGGAGGGGGTTGTAAGCAGGCAATCAGAACCAAACAATATGGAATACCAGTGTATATAATAAATGTATAGAATAAAatatatagaatatagaTCGATAGAGTAATCAGATAAGCTAATATTCGAAATCTGACTGCATGGGCAAACAAACCATTGAGCCGCACGAAGCATCATCGCGATACTTATCTTAACACAATCCTTCATCGAAAACTACCGGCagccatgaccatggcaAGATAAGAAACCGCA
This sequence is a window from Aspergillus nidulans FGSC A4 chromosome IV. Protein-coding genes within it:
- a CDS encoding putative amino acid permease family protein (transcript_id=CADANIAT00000307), which produces MDKAHVKPPKGDTSVEEQDLAAMGHVQALSRKFNLWSMLALAFCVLGTYSTFAQGLSSGLTNGASITILWGLVLVTVCNLCVAVSLGELTSSMPTALGQAYWVCRLWDTPFGRFLSYMTAWINTFGWWTLTASQVAFMTEFLLGMKTMFDPDWDGADKGWLQFVVYIAVVFVLTLTNVVSCRSEQVLPWLNNFVGVWFTALFVILSLALLISVGVRSDLSFQPASFVFGQWMNRTGWPDGVVWFTGLVQAAYGLTAFDAVIHMVEEMPSPRRNAPRVIWLAVLLGAITGFIFMLICLFCIQEVNTVVDANLPFIELMQETVGLQGAAVLLALFIFNGLGQGISILTTASRLTWGFARDGGLPFSPYLAHIDTTWKAPVRALWMQGFLIALVGVLYLFASTVLDAILSVSTIALTVSYGIPIAALLYVGRDTLPPGPFRLGRWGALVNWISIVYCAVTTVFFFFPGGPDPKPADMNYAIAVFGVMLVVAIGFWWVQGKKMYLRTEDAMAQMIFARRLEGEGVGLSVGPADKNR
- a CDS encoding SNG1 family protein (transcript_id=CADANIAT00000308); the protein is MADSEAGEKPSPKPAVGFWDPSLEPVRRQVFTKWARTVLLLCTFILCVLSLYWAVQFRSDDKLSNLKVWVVDFDNSQDGDALIGPAVTNLAAQLGTESQNLGYTIKSAADFEDPVAVVQAVYDEHCWAAIIVNPDATNLLRGAVNGNTSYNPSDAAQFVIISARDETTVSSYITPSFNAFELQLRAQFGPEWVRNLTQQSTNLSSVAPQAINPAVAFSTLDLRPFAPTAATPSVTIGLIYLIILSFFNFPFMMPVHALFMKGETTLKIPQWLIWRVCSSICTYFFLSLFYSFVSLAFQIPFSNDPAPDTVSANNPNAYGKGSFVVFWMLNWVGMGALGFPLENMSMILGFPYSSLFLIFWVITNVSSGFYALDVAPGFFKWGYAWPLHRIVNALRTILFGTHSKIGLDFGVLFAWIGVSLALFPVATFIMRWKMRRGL